The genomic stretch GCCGCCCCCGTAAAACAGACCTGTCGCCTCATGCAGCCTCTCCCGCGCCCAAGCGATAATGATGTCGAATACGGAAGCATTTTGTCGTAAACAAGGGGCGGAAGCTATGTTTAAGGGGGAACGTACAACAAAGAAGGTTATCTGGACGATCCTCTTTTTAACGGTAATAACCGCCCTGTCGAGCGGCACTTTCGCCACCGCGCGGGTCAGCCTCAGCGAACTCGAGCGGGTGCCCGCCGCGATCAGCGGGGTCAGGGGTGAGCGTGCCGCGTTTGGGCAGGCTGAGTTTCCGCCCCAGGAAGCGGTGGTCACAGAAGTGCGCCACCTCGAAGCCGCCTTGCCTTTTCTGTCGGACCAGGAAATCCCAGTTTACGTCGTTCGGGAACGCTGCTTTCTTCCCGGTTTCGGCTGGCTCGCCGGCTGTACCCTCCCCGGCCAGAAAGCGGTCTACCTCTTCGCTTCGCCCCAGTACCGGAGCTACACTTACCGGGTGAAAAATGGGGTGGCCAGGCCGGAACGCTACGCCCCCTACCTGGCGGCGTACACCGTGGCCCACGAGTTTGGCCACATCCTTCGGTACGAACTGGTTAGCGAAAAGGCGCTGCAGCAATACCTATCGCTGCGCGGCGTGACCCAGACGAAGGAAGATGAATGGACCAGTAACGCCGAGGAGATTTTCGCCGAGGATTTCCGCTGGCTCTTTGGCAGCGAGAAGGCGCACCAGGTCCCCTACCTCTGCAGTGCCAGGCCGCCCGGCGAGAGAGAAAAAGAGCTTCTCCTTAAGCTGCTAAGCGGAGCGGAATCCCTGTGAAACGCGCAGGAGCCCGAGAATCCCGGGCCCCCGCTGGTTTTGATAGCGTAAAGCCTTTATCTTTACTGGCCGAAAGACCCGTTTCCTTGACCGCGCATCTCCTTCTACCCGCTGCGCTCGATAGTGTAGTTGGGCGCTTCCTTAGTGATGATAACGTTGTGCGGGTGACTTTCCCGCAACCCGGCGACGGTAATCCGCACAAAACGTGCCTTTTCTTTTAACTCCTCAATGGTCCGGCAACCGCAGTAACCCATGCCGGCCCGCAGGCCCCCGATAAGCTGAAAAACCGTTTCCGCCAGCGGTCCCTTGTAGGGCACCCGGCCCTCAACACCTTCCGGCACCAACTTTGGGCCGTGGTCCTGGAAGTAACGCTCCGCGCCGCCTTCCCGCATTGCACCAAGCGAGCCCATGCCGCGGTAAACCTTGTAACTGCGCCCCTGGTAGATTTCGATTTCCCCGGGGCTCTCCTCGGTACCGGCAAGGAGGCTGCCCAGCATAACCGTATCTGCTCCAGCCGCAATCGCTTTGGTAATGTCGCCCGAATACTTGATACCGCCGTCCGCGATGATGCGCCGGCCGAACCTTTTGGCCTCCTGGGCGCACTCGTAAACCGCGGTTATCTGGGGCACGCCCACGCCAGCGATAACCCGTGTAGTGCAAATTGACCCGGGGCCGATGCCGACCTTCACGGCGTCGGCCCCCGCCTCGAAAAGCGCCCGCGCACCCTCCGCCGTAGCCACGTTCCCGGCTACTAACTGAAGGTCGGGGTAGACCCGCCGGATTTCGCGCACCGCCTCGATTACCTTCTGCGAATGGCCGTGGGCGGTATCGACCACGATCGCATCCACTTTCGCCGCCACTAAGGCTTCCACCCGCTCCAGATAGGACGTCACGCCGACCGCCGCCGCTACGAGGAGCCGCCCCTGGGCGTCCTTCGCCGCGTGCGGGTACTTGTGCGCCTTCTCGATGTCCTTGATGGTAATTAAGCCGCACAGGTGAAAGTTCTCGTCCACCAAAGGGAGCTTCTCAATCTTATGCCGGCGCAGGATCTCCTTTGCCTTCTCAAGGGTAGTGCCGACCGGCGCCGTGATCAGGTTTTCTTTAGTCATTACGTTCTTTATCGGCTGGTCAAAATTAGTTTCGAACCGGATGTCCCGGTTGGTGATGATGCCGACAAGCTTCTTTCCCTCGGTGATGGGCACACCCGAAATCCGGTAGCGTTCCATCAGGGCCATCGCTTCCCGGATGCTGTTCTCCGGTGCGAGAAAGATCGGGTCGGTGATGACGCCGTGCTCGGACCGCTTTACCCGGTCCACCTCCAGGGCCTGGCGCTCCACCGTCATATTTTTATGGATAACGCCGATGCCACCCTCCCGCGCAATCGCAATCGCCAGGCGTGATTCCGTCACCGTATCCATCGCAGCGCTCACCAGCGGGATGTTCAGCCTGATCTGATTTGTAAAGTAAGTGGTCGTTTCGACATCACGCGGCAAAACGGCCGACGCGGCAGGAACCAGCAGCACGTCATCGAATGTGAGCCCCTCGCGGCCAAACTTCTCCGCGAACATCCGTCTCCCCCCTCGGTATTTAGGACCTAATTATAGCACAGGCCCCCCACAAAAGAAAGGTTACCGCGCAAAAACTTTCAGCGGCCAAAAAGCCGTGGCTGCCAGTAACGGCAGAAGCGGCAGCGCATACCGGCAGTGAGCGTAAGTAGCAAGATGAACCAGGGTGAAAAGGAGCAGGACCGCAAAAATTCTCCCGCTACCCGGAAAACAGCGCCACAGACCGTAGAGCAGGCCAAACCCGCCTGCCGCAACCAGCACGTAATGGTAAGGAAGGGTGACTCCCCGCGGCAGCTTGTCTTCGCCCCCCCAGACGAAGGCCCGCCCCCAGAGAAGCCGGAATTTCCCCCGCGTGTACCAGTCAAGGTAGCGCCAGAAATCGTTCTGGAAGCCATCCCGCAGGCGTTTTATGGCGAGGGCGGTATGGAGCTCACCCGTCTCCATCGGGTCTTTCCCCACCGGCCAGGAAGGATGCCAGCCGTACTTTATCCCCTCGAGATTAACGTAGGTCCCTAACAACAGGGGGTTGCCGCCGCTCGCCGTCAGGGGGATGAAGCGGTGAAAGACAAGGGCATTGCGCACCCACCAGGGAGAAAGAACGAGACAAAAGGTGAGCAGAAGGGCACCCAAAGCAGGCCAGAGAGCGCGGACCCCAATTTTTCTGCGCATAAGGCACAACGCCAGGCGGCCGGCAGCAGCAAAGAGCAGGAGAACTCCCGTGGGGCGCACAAGCGTGGCCAGCCCGCTTACCACACCGAGCACCGCGTGCCTCCGGGCGTCAGCGGGCTTCGTCTGCACCCAGAGGCCCACGAAGGATATAAGGAGAAAGGTGAAGAGGGTTTCGGTCAAGAGTAACCCGTTGATCAGAATGAGCGGGGGGTAAAAGGCGACTAAAGCCGCCGCCCCGAGCCCCGCCCACCTTCCGGCCAACTCCCGGCCAAGACGGTAGGTAAGATAGACCGAACCCACCATAAGGAAGGCCTGCGCGTACCGTGCGGCCGCCAGAGCGTGAGCGTTATCGCCCCAAAGATAGATAAAAAACGAGAGGAAAAGCGGGTAGCCGGGTGGCATGTAGGCACTCGGTCCTAAAGCCGGCTCCGGGGAAAGGCGCGGTCGCCAGTAAGAAAAGACGTGGTTCGATACGAGGCGCCGGGCACTCTCGGTGTAGCCGACGTCGTCACTCCCTAAAGCGAGGCTGCTCCCCCAGTGATGGATAAATACAACCCGGACCACCAGCGCGCCTAACAGCACCGCCGCTAATATAAGATACGTGAGCAATTCTTTCCGTGTGTCCCTCACCATAGATAGAAGTTTTTCGCCTTTAATTGCGCTCTTCCTCCTTCCCCGCACGCAAAACTCCGCTTTCTGCTGCCGAAAAGCAGGAATAGCGCGTAGCGCGGCGAAAAATTAAGCGGTACGGCGCCGCTTGCAGGCAGCGCAAAACACACCTGTCGTTCAAGGAGCAAAACGTGCCCCAAGTTTCGGTTATCGTTCCGGCTTTTAACGAAGAGCAGGGCATCGCCGCAACGCTCAAAGAGATCGCCGCTGCGGTCACGGAGCTAGACGCCGAAGTCATCGTGGTTGACGACGGCTCCACCGATAAGACGGCGGAACTGGCCCGGGCCTGCAACGCCAAAGTCATCTGCCATCCGGTCAACCGGGGCAAGGGCGCGGCAATGCGCTCGGGTTTTGAGGCCTCCCGCGGCGATTTCATCATTTTTATCGACGCCGACGGCACCTATCCGGCAAAATATATCCCGGAAATAGTGCAAGAGCTCAAAAAGACGGACGTAGTCTTCACCTGTCGCACAAACCGGGAAAATATTCCCTACTTCAACCGTGGCGGTAACTGGCTGATTACCCGGCTCATCAAAAACCTGGCCGGCTTTCCGGGAAACGACCCGCTTTCGGGATTATACGGTATGCGGCGGGGCGTGCTCGCCGCAGTGGGGATAGAATCGTCTACCTTTGCCATCGAAACCGAGTTGGTGGTAAAAGTCAGCCGGAGCCGCTTCCGGGCTACGGAGATTCCTATCGCCTACCGCCCGCGCCTCGGCGCATCCAAATTGCGCCCCTTCCGGGACGGCCTCCGAATCGCACGGGTCCTGCTCGACCTCCTTTTTATTTTTCAGCCTTACCTTACCTTCGTCCTTCCCGGTCTCCTGATCTTCCTGGCCGGGGCCATCCTCGCCGGTCTTCTAGCCGTTAGAGGCACGGTGCACCTCGACGGGATCAACTTGGGACTCCACTCCTTTCTCGCCGGACTTGCGTTTATGCTTCTCGGCATCAACACCGCTGCTTACGGAGGAATTATCGACCTTTATGCCGTGCGCCACCGCTTTAAAAAACCTTCCCGGGCCACCAAGCTCCTGACCAACCTCGCGCTTTACAAGCAGCTCCGGAACCTGAGTCTGCTGCTTTTGAGTGTTAGCGTCCCCGCGCTCATCTACCACTTCGCCTCCTGGGTAGGGAGCGGTTTCGGCCCCTTCACCGCTACCAGAAGCTGGATGCTCGCGCTTACGGGGCTACTCCTGGGGCTGCAAGGCATCTTTACCAGCATCATTTACCGCATCTTCGCCAAAGAATGCCTCATGCCCGAAACAACCGCTACGAATCCTCTCGTGAGCGCCATAGCAGAGCGCCGGCCGCGCAACATGCACGGTTAAAATGCGCGCCACCGGGAAATTTTCCCCCGCTTGCCGGAATCAGCCCCCGATGATAGACTTGAGGTGTAGCGCAACCCCCGGAAAGCGAAAGACAGCAGCGACTTTAATTTTAAGAAATCCTCCCGCGCAAATTTTGGTGACCCCAGGGAACTTTTCGGCATAATTTGGGGTCTAATAAGTGTCCGGGAAATTTGCCGGACCCAGAGGAGGACGCTCCTTTGGTCGACGTGAAAACTCTGGTCGCGCAGGCCCAGCAGGGCGACGTGCAGGCCTTTGAGAGGCTGGTTCTTGCATACCAGGATCGCCTTTACGGTCTCTGCTACCGCCTGGCAGGAAACCACGCCGACGCCCAGGATCTGGCGCAGGAAACCTTCGTACGGGCCTACCGGGCGCTTGATAGGTTTCGCCAGGAGGCCGATTTCGGGACCTACCTGCACCGGATAGCGGTCAACCTCTGGCTGAACCACCGCAAAAGAAACCAGGCCGTGTTGTCGCTTGACGACCCGGTGCTGACCGGCGAAGGGGAGTTACCCCGCCAGGTGGCGGACAACAACCGGCAGCCGGAACAAGCGGTCGAAGACGGTGAGCTGAAGGACCTGGTCTGGCAGGCGCTAGGCACTCTCGGGCGGGAGCACCGGGCAGTGCTGGTATTACGGGAAATGGAAACCCTCAGCTACGAAGAGATCGCCGCCGCGCTTGGCGTGGCCCCGGGTACGGTGAAGTCCAGGTTGAGCCGGGCACGAAACGTCCTCAAGAAGGCGCTTTACCACCTGGCGAAGCAAAGGGGACTCGAACTGCCCGGGATGGAATAGGTGAAACCGATGCGGTGCAAACGTTTACGGAAAAAGCTTTTGTTGCTCGTGGACCATCCGGAGCGAGACTTGCCGCCCGCGGTGGCCGCCCATCTCGCCGGGTGCCCGGCCTGTCAACGCGAGTTTGCCCTCCTGCGCCAGATGAGGGCCTTGTTGCAGGCGGCAGAGGCGCCGCCAGCGCCTGCGGGTTTCGCCGCCGGCGTCATGGCCCGCATCGCGGCGGCGGACAGGGAGCCGGCGCACGGCTGGCGTGTTCTGCTCACAGGATGGAAGCGCGTGGCCGCGGCAACGGCAGCGCTGCTCCTGGTGGCGGGCAGCGCCTTTGCCCTGGTGCGCTTCGGGACCTTCCAGCCGCCGCTGATCGCCTCTAAAGAGCAACGGACCGTGGTTTCCCCGGCAGCACCAGCAACACCGGTAGCGCCGGCCAAAACGGAAC from Thermodesulfitimonas autotrophica encodes the following:
- the guaB gene encoding IMP dehydrogenase, with the translated sequence MFAEKFGREGLTFDDVLLVPAASAVLPRDVETTTYFTNQIRLNIPLVSAAMDTVTESRLAIAIAREGGIGVIHKNMTVERQALEVDRVKRSEHGVITDPIFLAPENSIREAMALMERYRISGVPITEGKKLVGIITNRDIRFETNFDQPIKNVMTKENLITAPVGTTLEKAKEILRRHKIEKLPLVDENFHLCGLITIKDIEKAHKYPHAAKDAQGRLLVAAAVGVTSYLERVEALVAAKVDAIVVDTAHGHSQKVIEAVREIRRVYPDLQLVAGNVATAEGARALFEAGADAVKVGIGPGSICTTRVIAGVGVPQITAVYECAQEAKRFGRRIIADGGIKYSGDITKAIAAGADTVMLGSLLAGTEESPGEIEIYQGRSYKVYRGMGSLGAMREGGAERYFQDHGPKLVPEGVEGRVPYKGPLAETVFQLIGGLRAGMGYCGCRTIEELKEKARFVRITVAGLRESHPHNVIITKEAPNYTIERSG
- a CDS encoding ArnT family glycosyltransferase → MVRDTRKELLTYLILAAVLLGALVVRVVFIHHWGSSLALGSDDVGYTESARRLVSNHVFSYWRPRLSPEPALGPSAYMPPGYPLFLSFFIYLWGDNAHALAAARYAQAFLMVGSVYLTYRLGRELAGRWAGLGAAALVAFYPPLILINGLLLTETLFTFLLISFVGLWVQTKPADARRHAVLGVVSGLATLVRPTGVLLLFAAAGRLALCLMRRKIGVRALWPALGALLLTFCLVLSPWWVRNALVFHRFIPLTASGGNPLLLGTYVNLEGIKYGWHPSWPVGKDPMETGELHTALAIKRLRDGFQNDFWRYLDWYTRGKFRLLWGRAFVWGGEDKLPRGVTLPYHYVLVAAGGFGLLYGLWRCFPGSGRIFAVLLLFTLVHLATYAHCRYALPLLPLLAATAFWPLKVFAR
- a CDS encoding glycosyltransferase family 2 protein, with product MPQVSVIVPAFNEEQGIAATLKEIAAAVTELDAEVIVVDDGSTDKTAELARACNAKVICHPVNRGKGAAMRSGFEASRGDFIIFIDADGTYPAKYIPEIVQELKKTDVVFTCRTNRENIPYFNRGGNWLITRLIKNLAGFPGNDPLSGLYGMRRGVLAAVGIESSTFAIETELVVKVSRSRFRATEIPIAYRPRLGASKLRPFRDGLRIARVLLDLLFIFQPYLTFVLPGLLIFLAGAILAGLLAVRGTVHLDGINLGLHSFLAGLAFMLLGINTAAYGGIIDLYAVRHRFKKPSRATKLLTNLALYKQLRNLSLLLLSVSVPALIYHFASWVGSGFGPFTATRSWMLALTGLLLGLQGIFTSIIYRIFAKECLMPETTATNPLVSAIAERRPRNMHG
- a CDS encoding RNA polymerase sigma factor, with product MKTLVAQAQQGDVQAFERLVLAYQDRLYGLCYRLAGNHADAQDLAQETFVRAYRALDRFRQEADFGTYLHRIAVNLWLNHRKRNQAVLSLDDPVLTGEGELPRQVADNNRQPEQAVEDGELKDLVWQALGTLGREHRAVLVLREMETLSYEEIAAALGVAPGTVKSRLSRARNVLKKALYHLAKQRGLELPGME